In Herpetosiphonaceae bacterium, a single window of DNA contains:
- a CDS encoding SDR family oxidoreductase, producing the protein MDLEGHVAIVTGASRGLGRTIALALAEEGAALVLVSRNGKALDEVAAQIEGLGREALVVACDVREPTQVSALVAQTLSAWSRIDVLVNSAGVALRRPFVAIEPTDWDAVVDTLLKGTFLVTQAVLPTMIAASRGNIINLVAPLEKITVPGFSAYSAAKFGVVGLTQALGKELRRYSINVNGLHPGGFADTTMVRDAVPEWSQDLLDPAVITPAAVALATQPPRGLTGNIIDALAWNTDEGLGGGLQ; encoded by the coding sequence ATGGATCTTGAAGGGCACGTTGCCATCGTCACGGGAGCCAGCCGAGGTCTTGGACGGACGATTGCGCTGGCGCTGGCAGAGGAAGGCGCGGCGCTGGTGCTGGTATCGCGTAATGGCAAGGCGCTCGACGAGGTTGCTGCGCAGATCGAGGGGCTTGGCCGCGAGGCGCTTGTCGTCGCGTGCGATGTACGCGAGCCCACGCAGGTTTCGGCGCTGGTAGCGCAGACGCTCAGCGCGTGGTCGCGGATCGATGTGCTGGTCAACAGCGCGGGCGTCGCGCTGCGCCGTCCCTTCGTCGCGATCGAGCCTACAGATTGGGACGCGGTAGTCGATACGCTGCTCAAAGGCACGTTCCTGGTGACACAGGCGGTGCTGCCGACGATGATCGCGGCGAGCCGGGGCAATATCATCAATCTGGTCGCGCCGCTCGAAAAGATCACTGTGCCGGGCTTTAGCGCCTACAGCGCTGCCAAGTTCGGCGTCGTGGGGCTGACGCAAGCGCTGGGCAAAGAGCTGCGTCGTTACAGCATTAACGTCAACGGCCTGCATCCCGGCGGCTTTGCCGATACGACGATGGTCCGCGATGCGGTGCCAGAGTGGAGCCAGGATCTGCTCGATCCGGCGGTGATTACGCCCGCTGCGGTCGCTCTGGCGACACAGCCGCCGCGTGGTCTGACGGGCAACATCATCGATGCACTGGCGTGGAATACCGACGAGGGATTAGGAGGAGGATTGCAGTAA